A section of the Zygosaccharomyces rouxii strain CBS732 chromosome B complete sequence genome encodes:
- the ORC1 gene encoding origin recognition complex subunit 1 (similar to uniprot|P54784 Saccharomyces cerevisiae YML065W ORC1 Largest subunit of the origin recognition complex which directs DNA replication by binding to replication origins and is also involved in transcriptional silencing may be phosphorylated by Cdc28p): MAETLKDIQGWEVITTDEKGNIINDNRRRSRKRGGSENTFLIRLKDGLKFGRGDSVIMHDEATKTYSVYLIHEIRLNTLNNLVEIWAFSYLRWFELKPLLYYAHFDPGYAAENRPIEEYRNRFIEDVNKSEIYLTAELSEIWLKDFVEVARIMPEVDWKRSSQLEDKDFFVRFICEPTAESYVPIDIIKEQRLLQNTEPKSYEEHLKRMSVPPTLGRSKSGSTRRTNQVTSPSVNKIEDEPETEDEEEDETQEEEEETQEGEEEEYNEEGEEGEEEEEEEEEEEEEEVGKKNEGSSSEEKEGFTGESRDSSRKDTTASKSQDFSTSQSPEAYSDAQETPSIASKTNPSGPQQAPAKENLLGKLKAQKEDEGQNRASSAGKEDDVTVDESEANKSETENNKDDKHEDSNAEEYVDEEEEDEYAEQEEEEEEEEEEEEEEEEDEDEDEDYDQKSSSKRGKSQSPAKKSRKLAPLSTPVTPSKPPNHNNNNTVSSPAIRKFTKRNVVRAKKKYTPFSKRFKSVDEIPDLTQLAELNQSSNKLDVAALENKLRTPKKHEIVETIFSRIKKQLYSSHEKEEIVKSTNFQDYLPARENEFASIYLSLYSAIESGSATTVYVAGTPGVGKTLTVREVVKELQRSADQNELPLFQYVEINGLKMVKPTDSYEVLWNKIMGERLTWGAAMESLEFYFNKVPQNKKRPVVVLLDELDALLTKTQDIMYNFFNWTTYENAKLIVIAVANTMDLPERQLGNKVSSRIGLTRIMFTGYTHEELRKIIDFRLKGFNNSYFYVDTQSGSAHMLTPEEDTNTSELPPHTKKVQLRMSDDAIEIASRKVASVSGDARRALKVCKRAAEIAEQHYMSRHGYGYDGQAVLTPNEGEDANDGDGLQTVHITHVLKALNETVSSQGTQFISNLSFTAKIFLYALLNLIKKTELQEQQLGDIIDEIRLLIDVNGNNKFILEISRVLFQQGSESTPEQLKIISWDFLLNQLVEAGIIFRQSMKNERLTCIKLNISQEEVRKGLEQDENLKSL, translated from the coding sequence atGGCAGAGACTCTGAAGGATATTCAAGGTTGGGAAGTTATCACTACAGATGAGAAAGGAAACATTATCAATGATAACAGAAGAAGGTCTAGGAAAAGAGGGGGTAGTGAAAATACTTTTTTGATTCGATTAAAAGATGGGCTTAAGTTTGGGCGTGGTGACAGCGTTATTATGCATGATGAAGCCACTAAGACGTACTCAGTTTATTTGATTCATGAGATCCGTCTCAATACGCTGAACAATTTGGTAGAAATTTGGGCTTTCTCATATTTAAGATGGTTTGAACTAAAACCCCTACTTTACTATGCACATTTTGATCCAGGATATGCGGCGGAAAATAGACCCATTGAAGAATATAGAAATCGATTCATCGAAGATGTCAATAAATCAGAAATTTATTTGACCGCCGAATTATCAGAAATATGGCTTAAGGATTTTGTTGAAGTGGCAAGAATCATGCCTGAAGTAGACTGGAAACGTTCATCTCAATTAGAAGACAAAGACTTCTTTGTTCGTTTTATATGTGAACCGACGGCTGAGAGCTATGTACCCATTGATATTATCAAAGAGCAGAGATTACTCCAAAATACAGAACCAAAGAGTTACGAAGAACATTTAAAAAGAATGTCAGTCCCTCCAACTTTAGGAAGATCAAAAAGTGGATCTACAAGACGTACAAATCAAGTTACCAGTCCATCCGTCAATaagattgaagatgaaccaGAGAccgaagatgaagaagaagatgagactcaagaagaagaagaggagactcaagaaggagaagaagaagaatataatgaagaaggagaagagggagaagaagaagaggaggaagaagaagaagaagaagaagaagaagtagGAAAAAAGAACGAAGGCAGCAGTTCTgaggaaaaagaaggatTTACTGGGGAGAGTAGGGATTCAAGTAGAAAGGACACGACTGCAAGTAAATCTCAGGATTTCTCGACTTCACAATCCCCAGAGGCTTATTCTGATGCACAAGAAACACCTTCAATTGCTTCTAAAACTAACCCTTCAGGACCTCAACAAGCACCAGCAAAGGAAAATCTGCTGGGGAAACTGAAAGCTCAAAAGGAGGATGAAGGTCAAAATAGAGCTTCTAGCGCAGggaaagaagatgatgttaCTGTAGATGAAAGTGAAGCCAATAAAAGTGAAACTGAGAATAACAAAGATGATAAACATGAAGATTCGAATGCGGAGGAATAtgtagatgaagaagaggaagacGAATATGcagaacaagaagaagaagaagaggaggaggaagaagaagaagaggaagaggaagaagatgaagatgaagatgaagattatGATCAAAAAAGCAGTAGCAAACGTGGGAAAAGCCAAAGCCCCGCAAAAAAATCGCGAAAGTTAGCGCCATTATCTACTCCTGTCACACCATCGAAACCTCCAAaccataataataacaatacAGTGAGCAGTCCAGCCATCAGAAAATTTACCAAGAGAAATGTGGTTCGTGCTAAGAAGAAGTATacaccattttcaaaaagattTAAATCTGTGGATGAGATCCCCGATTTGACTCAGCTGGCAGAACTTAACCAATCCTCCAACAAATTGGATGTAGCCGCATTGGAAAATAAACTGAGGACCCCCAAGAAGCATGAAATCGTGGAAACAATTTTCTCAAGGATAAAGAAACAACTTTATTCATCTCACGAAAAGGAGGAAATTGTTAAATCAACTAATTTCCAAGACTACCTACCGGCTCgtgaaaatgaatttgcATCCATTTACCTAAGTCTTTACAGTGCTATTGAATCTGGTTCTGCTACTACCGTTTACGTAGCAGGGACACCGGGTGTTGGTAAGACACTTACAGTGAGGGAAGTCGTTAAAGAGTTGCAGCGATCTGCAGACCAAAACGAATTACCGCTATTCCAATACGTGGAAATAAATGGTTTAAAAATGGTTAAACCCACAGATAGCTATGAAGTTTTATGGAATAAAATTATGGGAGAAAGACTCACCTGGGGTGCCGCCATGGAATCATTagaattttattttaacAAGGTTCCTCAAAACAAAAAGAGACCAGTGGTGGTCCTGCTCGATGAATTAGATGCACTTTTAACCAAGACTCAAGATATCATGTACAACTTCTTTAACTGGACTACTTATGAGAATGCTAAATTAATTGTTATTGCAGTAGCTAATACGATGGATCTTCCCGAAAGACAATTAGGTAACAAAGTGTCATCTAGAATTGGTCTCACAAGAATCATGTTTACTGGTTATACTCATGAAGAACTGAGAAAAATTATTGACTTCCGCCTCAAAGgatttaacaattcttaTTTTTACGTGGATACACAAAGTGGTAGTGCTCACATGCTAACACCAGAAGAGGATACCAACACATCAGAACTACCGCCTCATACAAAGAAAGTCCAATTAAGGATGAGTGATGATGCCATTGAAATTGCTTCGAGAAAAGTAGCTAGTGTGAGTGGTGACGCTCGTCGTGCCCTTAAAGTTTGCAAAAGAGCCGCCGAAATTGCAGAACAACATTATATGTCGAGACATGGATATGGATACGACGGGCAAGCAGTATTGACACCAAATGAAGGCGAAGATGCTAATGATGGTGATGGATTACAAACAGTTCATATTACTCACGTCCTGAAAGCACTAAACGAAACTGTTAGTTCACAAGGTACTCAatttatttcaaatctctcCTTTACCGccaaaatatttttataTGCATTGCTAAACTTAATCAAGAAAAcagaattacaagaacaacagcTGGGAGACATCATTGACGAAATTCGTCTATTAATCGATGTGAACGGTAATAACAAGttcattttggaaataaGTCGTGTATTGTTCCAACAAGGTTCTGAATCAACACCAGAGCAACTCAAAATTATTTCCTGGGATTTCCTCCTCAACCAGTTGGTGGAAGCAGGAATAATTTTCAGACAGAGTATGAAGAATGAGAGATTAACTTGTATAAAGTTAAACATTTCACAGGAGGAAGTGCGTAAAGGATTAGAACAAGAtgagaatttgaagagttTGTAG
- the ECM7 gene encoding Ecm7p (similar to uniprot|Q2VQX1 Saccharomyces cerevisiae YLR443W ECM7 Non-essential protein of unknown function), with protein MQISRFRKGIMKPFENLTALESLVQWLRLISSTLIIALGIVVTVGPLTSPNALRVAQFDTRPADITKGLFEALKHAVEVFGSTDVNNGVGMTTSEIFILTEYTEGQIQNIPQFITLNLYGRCDISYETKDIEGPKGITQVRNSTISQSCHRTGPGFIFDYRSVLLQLGLDIVLDYAYDKSGSSSESNSYNEYMSSIRHRKGEMVNLLYAVISLEICILVMTFWYYIIKGRFINPFKERLLMHSISLLSFTVFICSLTSIITLTCINYNLRDRVRNELKAFGFSYSLGTSWLMSMWFMAVFVIVSTLVWSGLEWCISDSQDYGDETQNNILSYEPGVFMDESELRDSNDGFEDGEMYRSNNITSETNAVRRSVDGYESDCAEELELQDLALYSSEDSGLMMQRTVKPSSTMQF; from the coding sequence ATGCAAATCTCCAGATTTCGGAAGGGTATTATGAAGCCCTTCGAGAATTTGACTGCATTAGAATCGTTGGTTCAATGGTTAAGATTGATCTCATCGACCCTGATAATTGCGCTGGGAATAGTAGTTACAGTGGGGCCGCTGACATCACCAAACGCATTGAGAGTGGCACAGTTCGATACTAGACCTGCAGATATTACCAAAGGTCTTTTCGAAGCTTTAAAGCATGCAGTGGAAGTATTTGGTTCTACAGACGTGAATAATGGTGTGGGTATGACGACTTCAGAAATATTTATCCTCACTGAGTATACTGAGggtcaaattcaaaatattcCTCAATTTATTACTTTAAACTTGTATGGTCGTTGTGATATTAGTTATGAGACAAAGGATATAGAGGGACCCAAGGGAATAACGCAGGTGAGAAATTCTACCATCTCTCAGAGTTGTCATAGGACAGGGCCTGGTTTTATCTTTGACTATCGTAGTGTACTGTTACAACTGGGATTAGACATTGTGCTTGATTACGCTTATGATAAAAGTGGATCTTCATCTGAATCGAATAGTTACAATGAATATATGTCGAGCATACGACATCGGAAAGGAGAGATGGTTAATTTACTGTATGCTGTGATAAGTCTAGAGATTTGCATACTTGTGATGACTTTTTGGTATTACATTATTAAGGGAAGGTTCATTAATCCATTTAAAGAAAGGCTCCTCATGCATTCCATATCGCTATTATCATTCACCGTTTTCATATGTTCATTAACTAGCATTATTACATTGACTTGTATTAATTATAACCTGAGGGATCGTGTTAGAAACGAATTAAAggcatttggattttcttaCAGTTTGGGGACTTCCTGGTTAATGAGCATGTGGTTCATGGCTGTATTTGTTATCGTATCGACTCTAGTTTGGTCAGGTTTGGAATGGTGTATCTCTGATTCTCAGGACTATGGCGACGAAACTCAAAATAACATTTTATCCTACGAGCCAGGTGTTTTTATGGATGAGAGTGAATTGAGAGACTCAAACGATGGATTTGAGGACGGAGAAATGTACCGCTCTAATAATATCACTAGTGAAACTAACGCTGTGCGTAGATCTGTAGACGGTTATGAATCGGACTGCGCAGAAGAGTTGGAATTACAAGACTTAGCACTTTACTCAAGTGAAGATAGTGGTTTGATGATGCAGAGAACAGTGAAACCATCTTCAACCATGCAATTTTGa
- the SMA2 gene encoding Sma2p (similar to uniprot|Q04658 Saccharomyces cerevisiae YML066C SMA2 Spore Membrane Assembly), whose amino-acid sequence MIVFKRFIVWTILFGITTIQFLLYLPNFTCTVSTGVPLCAAQFNFSIVGTSTITKDFIDSIREFLRLISYLALDMGRVGATDPKIYNEENLVDTFDPDNVYKVNFFGYCKKSGYHRAYCVQNGDSGMDVLSILVRDVGIQLSKLSSSPANNTKVLGDSLVLTYHLSLSSLRRFLKGDRRNSNAFSKILLGAQDTGTDDDRADKFGKGVDIAYVLKVFNKILFFWQVGEFASSFVCLITVIVFGLVLMFGKRHRSLPLMLKCSSSILIIVATVTLLGNTVYFLFLKLLEPSHDYSQTPDWALLQVTIGSGFVICCARYMLQLLFLPVTFLTANHYSIRRKPKKDSDDASVDSMGKDDL is encoded by the coding sequence ATGATTGTCTTTAAAAGGTTCATCGTATGGACAATTTTATTTGGGATCACTACAATACAATTTCTGTTGTATTTACCGAATTTTACATGTACAGTTTCCACTGGAGTACCTCTATGTGCAGCACAGTTTAATTTTTCGATTGTGGGTACATCTACCATTACCAAGGATTTTATCGATAGTATAAGAGAATTTCTAAGACTCATATCTTATCTGGCCTTAGATATGGGGCGGGTAGGTGCTACAGATCCCAAAATTTACAATGAGGAAAATCTGGTGGATACTTTTGATCCTGATAACGTCTACAAAGTGAATTTTTTCGGTTATTGTAAGAAAAGTGGGTATCATAGAGCTTATTGCGTGCAAAATGGAGATTCAGGAATGGACGTTCTTAGTATTTTGGTCAGAGATGTCGGCATCCAATTATCTAAATTATCAAGCTCTCCTGCAAATAATACTAAAGTTTTAGGAGATTCACTGGTTCTCACTTACCATTTATCACTGTCGTCATTGAGACGATTTTTAAAGGGTGACCGTCGAAATTCCAACgccttttccaagattCTATTAGGTGCACAGGACACCGGTACGGATGATGATAGAGCGGATAAATTTGGGAAGGGTGTTGATATTGCATACGTCTTGAAGGTTTTTAACaaaatattatttttttgGCAAGTTGGTGAATTTGCATCAAGTTTTGTATGTTTGATCACCGTAATTGTGTTTGGATTAGTGTTGATGTTTGGTAAAAGACATCGATCGTTGCCTCTTATGCTCAAATGTTCTAGTTCCATCCTAATAATCGTAGCTACCGTGACACTTCTAGGGAATACGgtttattttcttttcctcaaACTGTTGGAGCCATCTCACGATTATTCTCAAACTCCTGACTGGGCTCTTTTACAAGTTACCATAGGTAGTGGCTTCGTTATCTGTTGTGCACGATACATGCTTCAATTGCTGTTCCTACCGGTAACCTTCCTAACTGCTAATCACTACAGCATAAGGAGGAAGCCTAAAAAGGACAGTGACGATGCATCAGTGGACTCAATGGGCAAAGACGATCTTTAA
- the ERV41 gene encoding Erv41p (similar to uniprot|Q04651 Saccharomyces cerevisiae YML067C ERV41 Protein in COPII-coated vesicles), with amino-acid sequence MAGLRSFDAFPKTDETHVKKSSNGGLSSIFTYLFLLFIAWTEFGSYFGGYVDEHYEVDDQLRETFQINMDLYVKTPCQYLDINVRDTTMDRKFVSKELNLEDMPFFIPYGSRVNDMNEIVTPDLDNVLSNAIPAQFREKIDTNNMFDEEERDAFNSCHIFGSVQVNRVAGELQITAKGHGYSSFMRAPPEEIDFSHVINELSYGEFYPYIDNPLDSTAKFVPDAPRTTFVYDTAIVPTIYEKLGAKIDTNQYAVSEYHINPEAQQGKGPIRFPGIFLRYDFEPLSIHISDVRLSFIQFVVRLVAILSFVIYTASWAFRLIDLVLLTCLGPRWSLLYQSDSKSQGILDKDPSSK; translated from the exons ATGGCAGGTTTACGGTCATTTGATGCATTTC CCAAAACTGACGAGACCCATGTAAAGAAATCGTCAAACGGTGGTTTAAGTTCAATTTTCACGTACCTATTTCTCTTATTCATAGCCTGGACTGAATTCGGTAGTTATTTTGGTGGTTATGTTGATGAACATTATGAAGTtgatgatcaattgagGGAAACATTCCAAATCAATATGGATTTGTATGTGAAAACACCATGTCAGTACTTGGATATCAACGTTAGGGATACGACTATGGATCGTAAGTTTGTGTCAAAGGAGttaaatttggaagatatgCCATTTTTCATCCCATATGGTTCTAGAGTTAACGATATGAACGAAATCGTAACTCCAGATTTGGATAACGTTTTGAGCAATGCTATACCAGCCCAATTCAGAGAGAAGATCGATACTAATAATATGTTTGACGAAGAGGAAAGGGATGCTTTCAATAGTTGTCATATCTTTGGATCAGTACAAGTGAATAGGGTTGCAGGTGAATTGCAAATAACTGCTAAAGGGCATGGTTATTCCAGCTTTATGAGAGCACCACCGGAAGAGATTGATTTCTCACATGTCATAAATGAACTCTCGTACGGTGAATTTTATCCTTATATCGATAATCCATTGGATTCAACTGCCAAATTTGTCCCTGATGCTCCTAGAACCACATTCGTCTATGATACTGCAATCGTACCAACGATTTATGAGAAATTGGGAGCTAAGATTGATACGAATCAATATGCAGTGAGTGAATATCATATCAATCCTGAAGCCCAACAGGGTAAAGGGCCAATTAGGTTCCCAGGTATCTTTTTGAGGTACGATTTTGAACCGCTGTCCATTCACATCAGTGATGTACGTCTTTCATTCATACAGTTTGTCGTTAGGCTAGTGGCAATCCTGTCGTTTGTCATCTATACGGCATCTTGGGCCTTCAGATTGATAGACTTAGTTCTATTGACTTGCTTGGGACCTCGTTGGTCTCTTCTTTACCAGtcagattccaaatctCAGGGTATATTAGACAAGGATCCGTCCTCAAAATGA
- the GMC2 gene encoding Gmc2p (similar to uniprot|Q06201 Saccharomyces cerevisiae YLR445W) translates to MVDNIDNQQQQQLEQKEHQVSNTATPIAVQDLAAEWRTKEYKKQSQLPICQNEVMLKMQEATRLLKECKGEEPGTLQRMEWDSLYDVSANVMDEYTKNVDAVLAEMDQLYRKQYLWQEAAFVMDSHRGATMIGRAEEWMKLKEQHLGFRRKELDRSASVIRKTIERLTSEK, encoded by the coding sequence atggttGACAACATCGACAAtcagcagcaacagcagctgGAACAGAAAGAACATCAAGTTTCAAACACCGCGACACCTATTGCTGTACAAGATTTAGCCGCCGAGTGGCGGACAAAGGAGTATAAGAAACAATCCCAGCTACCTATTTGTCAAAATGAAGTTATGCTAAAGATGCAAGAAGCTACCAGGTTGCTTAAGGAGTGTAAGGGGGAGGAACCAGGTACTTTGCAGAGAATGGAGTGGGATTCACTTTATGACGTTTCCGCCAATGTTATGGATGAGTATACAAAAAATGTAGATGCTGTACTGGCTGAAATGGATCAGTTATATAGAAAACAGTACTTATGGCAAGAAGCAGCATTTGTTATGGATTCTCATAGAGGTGCTACCATGATAGGAAGAGCAGAAGAATGGATGAAACTTAAGGAACAGCACCTAGGGTTTAgaaggaaagaattggatagaTCTGCTAGCGTAATTAGAAAGACCATTGAGAGGTTGACTAGTGAAAAGTAG